A segment of the Streptomyces pactum genome:
GGCCCCACTTCCATGCCATGGTGCGGTTCTGCTGCGAGCCGGCCGGCGGGGTGCTGCCGGTTCCGGCGCCGTCGACGCAGACACCGAAGACGGGGACCAGTAGTTCCTTGGCCATGGCGATCTCCTTGGCCACACCAGTGGCAGTCGCCATGTGTCGGCCCACCAGAACGATGCACATGTGGGTGTCGGCCATCTTCTTCTGCGGTTCGTCGTGATCAAAGTCGAAGCTGAGGAATGCGCGCGGATTGGCCATGTTTCTTCCTTGCTCCGGAGCAGGATCGAAGGAGTCTCACACTAGGCGACGGGTATGACAGCGCGGCGGCGTTTTATGACTTTGATCTGCCTCCCGGCGTTGATGGCCGAACACGTCGCCGGCCGCCGGGAGTGTCTGGT
Coding sequences within it:
- a CDS encoding TIR domain-containing protein, translating into MANPRAFLSFDFDHDEPQKKMADTHMCIVLVGRHMATATGVAKEIAMAKELLVPVFGVCVDGAGTGSTPPAGSQQNRTMAWKWGRIAATVRQMTGEGKNG